Genomic segment of Nostoc sp. TCL240-02:
AGGGAAACCTTTTTTTGATAACTTGCGATCGCTCACAGTTAGCAGTTATGGAACTGACACGCGATCGCTCAAAGGTGGCGTTTTCTTCCAACTCAATAATTCCTGAAACTTTCAAAAATTCTTAGGTGCAGAAGGTAAAATAATTTTACCTTCTGCCTTTTTATATCCTGTAATATTTGCTATTTAAATCGTCCCTCAATGGTTTTATTTAGGAGAGAAAAGTCTGCGTCCAACAGAGGTAATCATATCGAAATCATCAGTTGGAGAATTGTAGCTACTGTTTACAACCTAGCAATTAGCTGTTTGCTTTAAAAACCCTTTATTGTGGCACATTTTAATGTGGCACAACCAACTGAAATTCCACTGGAATTTTTTCATTAGAATATGTATATATCATTACTAATTTAACAGCCTGTTGGAGGGCTACTATGAAATTCTGTCGCCCCCGACTTCGGTTTAGCGGCGGCTGGTTGTTGGCTATACTTGCCACCATCACAGCCACCCCTGTAATTGCAGAAACAGCGAATTTTGCTACTTTAAACTTATCAGCAAACTTTAATCCAGCACAAGGAACAGTGCAGGGGTTTACAGGTGGTTCTTACTCATTGTCTGCCATAAGTAACCGCGATCGCGACCAAAAAGCCTGTATTGGTTTTGCCGATCCTAATCCAGATCACATTATGGTTTTGGAAAATGACTTTTCCCAGCTAACAATCAAAGTTGATAGCAACAATACCGACACAACTTTACTCATTCAAGGCCCAGATCAAAATACGATTCGCTGCGGTGATGATACTGGCAAAAGAAAAGATGCTAGCGTTAGCGATCAGAAATGGAAAAGTGGCACTTATCGGATTTGGGTAGGTACATTCAATCCTGGAGTCAAGCGTGATTATACTTTGACAGTAGAGCAGCAGTAGAGGCAGGGGAGCAGGGAGCAGAAGGTAATTTTAATTCTCCCCCCTACCCCTCTGCCTCTTTTCAATTCCCAATTCTTACGTGCAACACCTGAGACGATAATATGGGAGAGTAGCTTGTTGTGCTTTCCGAGGGTGCTATCTCGTGCTATCTATACTGCGTGCTGACTTTCGTATCATATTTGAACGTGACCCGGCTGCCCGTAACTGGTTGGAAGTTTTATTTTGTTACCCTGGTTTGCAAGCCCTGCTATTCCATAGGCTGGCTCACTGGCTTTATACGGTTGGTCTTCCTTTTATTCCTCGCCTGATTTCTCACTTGGCTCGATTTTTGACTGGAATTGAAATCCACCCTGGTGCAACAATTGGAAAAAGTGTGTTTATTGACCACGGTATGGGTGTAGTAATTGGTGAAACTGCGATCGTAGGAGACTATGCCCTAATTTATCAAGGTGTTACGCTTGGGGGTACTGGTAAAGAATGTGGTAAGCGTCATCCAACTGTGGGTGAAAACGTCGTAGTCGGGGCTGGAGCAAAGGTATTGGGCAATATCCAAATTGGTAATAATGTTCGTATTGGCGCTGGGTCTGTTGTTCTAAGGGATGTACCTTCAGACTGTACTGTGGTAGGAGTGCCTGGGCGCATCATGTATCGTTCTGGAGTTCGGGTTTCACCTCTTGAACACAATAACTTACCAGATTCAGAAGCTCAAGTAATTCGTGCTTTAGTAGACCGGATTGAGGCGTTGGAAGAACAAATACAAACTCTTCAACGCACCAATTCTTCAGAAAAAACTCCTGTTTTAGTGGGTTGTTTAGCCACCAAAGAAGATGAGCCAACTCACGATACTCGCTGGTGCAACCTCAAAGATAAGACCATCCAGCAATTTCTAGATGGTGCTGGTATTTAGTTAAAAGTCAAGGGTTAAGGGTCAATCTTTTGACTCTTGGCTAAATCACGGATTAATCGCTTCGCTAGACCACTCTTGCTGATCATTACGGTGGTAAAGCCATCTATTTTGTGGTTCGCCGCGTAATTCTAAATGGTCTACTTGCACCGGATCGAGTAGCAGGAGACAAAAATTAGGGACTGGCTCAATAGGATCGGGTGGTGATGGCTCAAAGGCTCCTGCTTCTTTGATTCTGGGTTTACCAGGATAGGGCCAACCAAACTGTAAACGCGCCGCATCACTCAGTTCTTGCCACATTGCAATCCGGGCTGGCTGTAAATCCTGGTGAGAATCATCACTGCTGATTAGGGTCAAATTGCCAGCCATGCGGAATTGTTCTCGTGTATTGGGGAAGTACCAGCAAACTTCTGCCCAAGGTTGTTGCTGTATTTGGTTGGCTTTGGCGCTACGAGTATCGGTGATAAATCTTAGCTGGTTTGTATCTTCTAAAAAGCCGCGAAAGACTAGGGTACGATTAGCAGGGCGGCCATTGGGCTGCACTGTTGCTAGTTGCAGGTAACGAGCATAAACAAGGCTGCGGTTGCGATGGAGTGCATGAGCGATCGCACCTCGCCAAGGAGCAAGAGACATATCAATTAAAAATTAAAAATTAAAAGTTAAAAATGAAGAAAGTCAGATTTAATCTGGGTTTCTAGGTTTGGGTCTGTTGTCTTATTTTAGACAATTGGTACAACACTAAGTAAATAATTTTGCTGTCTCTGTGTCTTTGGGTGAGTATTATCCTTATTTCAACGCAGAATATACAGTATGTTGTATAAATTTGCAGATGAGTTATGGCAGAAATTCAAGTTGGAATTGAAGGGGAAGGCGCACCAGCAGCAGCCGAGGCTTTGCTAGAAATTCCTGGAATATCGGGAACCTATGAAGTTCCGACGCAAAGGGAGGGAACTTTGGCGGCTGTTGCTACTATTATTGGCATTGTGGGTGGTGTTGCAGCTTTAGCTGAACAAATTCGCAAATGGTATCAAGAATGGCATAAATCTCATCCTGAGAAGCAATTTGATGTGGTAATTCTTGACCCTGATACTGGAAACAGGATTTTACTCGAAGAAGCTACTATAGAGGAAATCACGGAAATCCTCAAATCTCTCAGCAAATAAAGTGCAAACTATCCGCATTCAACTCCGGGAAAGTACGCAGGAAACTGTTGAACTTAGGTATTGGCTACCTGAACAAAAGCACTATGAATCACGTCGCCTGCAATTAGCAGAAATTA
This window contains:
- the cysE gene encoding serine O-acetyltransferase, with translation MLSILRADFRIIFERDPAARNWLEVLFCYPGLQALLFHRLAHWLYTVGLPFIPRLISHLARFLTGIEIHPGATIGKSVFIDHGMGVVIGETAIVGDYALIYQGVTLGGTGKECGKRHPTVGENVVVGAGAKVLGNIQIGNNVRIGAGSVVLRDVPSDCTVVGVPGRIMYRSGVRVSPLEHNNLPDSEAQVIRALVDRIEALEEQIQTLQRTNSSEKTPVLVGCLATKEDEPTHDTRWCNLKDKTIQQFLDGAGI
- a CDS encoding Npun_F5749 family FMN-dependent PPOX-type flavoprotein; the encoded protein is MSLAPWRGAIAHALHRNRSLVYARYLQLATVQPNGRPANRTLVFRGFLEDTNQLRFITDTRSAKANQIQQQPWAEVCWYFPNTREQFRMAGNLTLISSDDSHQDLQPARIAMWQELSDAARLQFGWPYPGKPRIKEAGAFEPSPPDPIEPVPNFCLLLLDPVQVDHLELRGEPQNRWLYHRNDQQEWSSEAINP